The genomic stretch CTTGTGCGCGCGAGACGGAAATGAAGCGGCCCTGATAATCACCCATATGATCTGCGACAGCAACGGATTTAGGCATACCGTGGAGACTGGTGGAGCAGACCAATTCTACACTCCCTACTATGGCCGCGGCTATATCAAGCTTACCTGGAGAGGTAACTATCAAGAAGCATCTCGTGATCTCTGCGAAGAGGATCTAATCCACAACCCGGATATTATTAACAGTAGTGTTGAGTGGTGCACACGAGTGTCTCTCTGGTACTGGGAGAAAAGAGTCCGTCCAGTATTGGATAGATCGGTTGACAAAAGTTTCCACTTTGTTGCAAAAACGTTCAATCCGGAGGCGGAGAGAGATTCCGATTACGGTTCGGAGCGGTACGAAGTTTATTGTCAGGCAGCCCGAATGTTGGGTGTAAAAAGTTTGATGAGTTATCATTGAGAAATGCTAATTACTACAAACGAAACTTATAAAATTTACATATATATGTGACAATAAAATTGTTTATTGTATTATTTGGTTGGTGCCATTTCAGTCATATCCAGTCGGAGGAGGCATTATCCCATTGTATCGATTCTAGTTTCAAACGTTCCACAAagtaatacaa from Wyeomyia smithii strain HCP4-BCI-WySm-NY-G18 chromosome 3, ASM2978416v1, whole genome shotgun sequence encodes the following:
- the LOC129729145 gene encoding uncharacterized protein LOC129729145; this translates as MANILESILQSTKYYAPESWVPGKSEEIARLINLCARDGNEAALIITHMICDSNGFRHTVETGGADQFYTPYYGRGYIKLTWRGNYQEASRDLCEEDLIHNPDIINSSVEWCTRVSLWYWEKRVRPVLDRSVDKSFHFVAKTFNPEAERDSDYGSERYEVYCQAARMLGVKSLMSYH